A window of Streptomyces sp. NBC_01689 genomic DNA:
AGGTGCCGGCCAGGGTGCTGGTGAGCTGACGGAAGCTGCTGAAGTCCATGCCGGGGCGCCGCTCGTTGAGGTAGCGAATCAGCATGTCACGGACCGGAGCGGACTGGATCTTGTGCTGGCTGATCAGTTCCTCGGTCGTGAGCTGGCCCAGCCGGATGGCGGCGCGAAGGCTCTTGTCCGTATCGAGGATGCCGATGTCGCGCAGTACGTCCCAGGCTCCGTGCAGGCCGCTTTTGTGGCGGGAGTAGCGGCTGATGTTCCAGGCGCGGAACTCAAGCACATCCTCCGTGGTGATGCGGGGGAGCTCTTTGCCGGTATGGAGCACGATCTTGGACAGGATGGTGAGGACTTCCGCAACCTGGCGTCCGGCCATGCCACGTGCGCGAGCAGCTTCCTCTGCGCGGGTGAACGTCTCGACGGACAACTCGGTGCGCACGTCGGCGAACAGGCGGACTGCGCCGTAGCCGACCAGGAAGTCGTAACTGGGCAGCACGAGGCGGCTGAGTAAGAGGCCGGCCAAGCCGTCGGTGACTTCATTGCGGAAGTTCCTCGGTGCGCGTCCTTCGGCCTCGGCGGCGCTGGCGACCCAGCTCAACGGCCCTGGGTCGGCTTCGCAGGACTCCCATCGCTCCTGCCACCCGTCACCGGGCCGCTGCGTTAGCCACTCCAGCATCCGTTCGGCGGCGCGCAGTCTTGCGCGCACTTCAACAGCGGGCAGCTCGGCCCAGGTTCGCAGCTGGGGCAGTTTCTGGATCACCTCGCGGCTGGAAAGGGTGTCGATCGGTCCGACGCGACGGACAGTTGGACTTGCCTGTTGGGCGCCGATAAAGGCTGGGAAACGCTCTTCCCGCACGGGTTGGGCGGGCGTGCTGGTCGTGGCAGTCATCGCGGTGCCCCTCCGAAGAGCACGGCCAGGTCCGCGGCGTCGTAACCGCGGGCCGGGGATGGAACGGTTTGCGGGACGGCCTGTTCGGCCTGCTTGAGGTCCAACAGGTGTTGGTGCACCCGGCGGATGACTTCCTCGGGTTCCTCTTCGAGGTAGAGCTGTGTGGTGGAGAGGTGTGCGTGGCCGAGGATGATCTGGATGTCGCGAAGCGAGAGATTGCGATCCCGCAGCATCCTGCGGGCGCAGGTGTGCCGGAGGTCATTCGTCGTCCAGTTCGTGCCGAGAACATCGTTGACGCGGCGCAGGACGGCCCGAAGGGCGTCGTAGTTCAGCGGCTGACGGGCCAGTGGTCCATCACCGTGGCGCCGTCGCCGCAAGGTCCACCAGACCGGATCACTCGGAGACAGAGGGCCGACGCCGTCAAGGTAGAGCCGCAGCCAGACGAAGGCGTCGCTGCTCGCCGGCAACCACTGTTCGGCATCGGTTCCCTTGCGATGGACCCGGACGAGCTGGTCACCCCAGTCGAGGTCACCGCAACGGATGCCGAGGACCTCGGCGGCGCGGCTGGCGTTGCTGATGACCAGCGAGGCCAGGGCCCGGTCACGGTCCGAGCGCAGGGCCGCGAACAAGGCGTCCCACTGCGCATCGGGCATTGCTCGCGGGCGGCGTTTGGGCAGGGGCGGGTTGTAGCGCAGTCGCCCTTCGGGCCTGAACGGCTCCAGGGGGTTGTGGTGCGCGTTTGGGCGTCGTCCCCTGCGGCGTTCTTGGGGCACCGGGTTGACCAGCGGACCGGCTCCCCGCTCGATCCAGAACTCGTAGAAGCTGCGGATCACCGCGTTGCTGTGCCGGATTGTGCGGACGGCGTACTGGTCTCCCGGGTGCTGCTTGCGCGTGATCGGGTTGATCGTGCCGACGGTGGACGCTGTCTTCCTCCTGGGTGTGTTGCGCGGCTTCGTCGTGCGTTGCAGCCACAGCACAAACTCACGCACCTCAGCCGAAGTCACCTTGTCCCACTCGACATTGACGACCAGGAGCCATCGCCACCACCGCAGCAGGTCGTGGGCGTAGCTTCGGACGCTTCCGGTGCGCCGGCCTTGCGCGACGAAGTCACGCAGGTACCGGCGGATCGGCTCGATGGGGCGCCCAAAGCTGTCCTGTACCTCGTACGGCACGACGCCGCCGGTCTCGACGACCCGGCCCCACCGCGGGAGCCGAATCGCATCGACGTCACGCTCCCCCTCATTCGGTATTGCCACGCAGATCCCTCCGTTCGGGTTGCGTGACTTCCTACCGACGCGGCACGAACGACACGCCGCAACACGCCCTTGTGTCGGCCCGTAGTCCGGTCAACGTGTCGGGAGGTGCCGGCCCAGTCGCCGGCGCCGGGCGCGGAGTCGTACGTCCAGCTGTAGGGGACCGGTGCTGTCGCGTGCCAGGCTTTCACGTCCGCGGTGGACCATTCCTTGATGGGCAGCCACTCGTCGACGATGCGGGCGCTGTTGGTCTGGATGTTGCGGAAAGCGGCCCGGTTCTTGCGGTCGGGGCCTTCGTCGCTGCGCAGGCCCATGACCTTCAGGATCCGTACGGGGCGGCCGAGTTCGCGTTTCATGCG
This region includes:
- a CDS encoding tyrosine-type recombinase/integrase, giving the protein MRDFVAQGRRTGSVRSYAHDLLRWWRWLLVVNVEWDKVTSAEVREFVLWLQRTTKPRNTPRRKTASTVGTINPITRKQHPGDQYAVRTIRHSNAVIRSFYEFWIERGAGPLVNPVPQERRRGRRPNAHHNPLEPFRPEGRLRYNPPLPKRRPRAMPDAQWDALFAALRSDRDRALASLVISNASRAAEVLGIRCGDLDWGDQLVRVHRKGTDAEQWLPASSDAFVWLRLYLDGVGPLSPSDPVWWTLRRRRHGDGPLARQPLNYDALRAVLRRVNDVLGTNWTTNDLRHTCARRMLRDRNLSLRDIQIILGHAHLSTTQLYLEEEPEEVIRRVHQHLLDLKQAEQAVPQTVPSPARGYDAADLAVLFGGAPR